The Streptomyces sp. NBC_00335 DNA window AAGGGCACCACCTGGGTCCAGATGATCAAGGCCGTGCTGCTGATCGCGGGCACGCTGCTGATCACCTTCCTGGTCCTGTGGAAGTTCAACTTCAACATCTCCGACCTGCTCGGCAAGGCCGCCGACAACAGCGGGCAGGGCGTCAAGTTCCTGGAGCCGGGCCTGAAGTACGGCAAGGACTCGCTCTCGAAGCTGGACTTCCTCTCGCTGGGCCTCGCCCTGGTCCTGGGCACCGCCGGCCTGCCGCACATCCTGATCCGCTTCTACACGGTCCCCACGGCCAAGGCCGCCCGTAAGTCCGTGAACTGGGCCATCGGCATCATCGGCGCCTTCTACCTGATGACGATCGTCCTCGGCTTCGGCGCCGCCGCCCTGCTCAAGCGGGCCGACATCATCGCCTCCAACAAGGCCGGCACCACCGCGGCCCCGCTGCTCGCGCAGGAGATCGGCGGCGGTTCGGGCTCCACCGGCGGCGCGGTCCTGCTCGCCGTGATCTCGGCGGTGGCCTTCGCCACGATCCTCGCGGTCGTCGCGGGCCTGACCCTGGCCTCCTCCTCTTCCTTCGCCCACGACATCTACGTGAACGTGATCCGCAAGGGCAAGGCCACCGAGAAGGAAGAGGTACGGGCGGCCCGCTGGTCCACCGTGGTCATCGGAGCCGTGGCCATCGGTCTCGGCGCCCTGGCCCGCGACCTCAACGTGGCGGGCCTCGTCGCCCTGGCCTTCGCGGTCGCCGCCTCCGCCAACCTGCCGACGATCCTCTACAGCCTCTTCTGGAAGCGCTTCACCACCCAGGGCGCCCTGTGGTCCATCTACGGCGGCCTGATCTCCTCGGTCGTCCTGGTGCTGTTCTCGCCGGTCCTCTCCGGCAAGCCCACCTCGATGTTCAAGGGCGCCGACTTCTACTGGTTCCCCCTGGAGAACCCCGGCATCATCTCCATCCCCCTCGGCTTCCTGCTGGGGTGGCTGGGAACCGTCCTCTCCAAGGAGAAGGCCGACCCCCAGAAGTTCGCCGAGCTGGAGGTCCGGTCGCTCACCGGAACCGGCGCGCACTGACACCCTGCACCGCAGCGCCAGTACATCTCAGAGGATTGCTCCGAGCACCCAGCGTGGCCGTGTCGTATTTCCCTACGACACGGCCACGCCTCGTCTCGTTCATTCGGGCACCCCTAGATGACACGGGGTTCGCGTAGGCTCGTCAGTAGCGCTCGTAATCTCATCCGCTATGGCGCAAACCTCTACAAACCGGACAGGGGAGGGGGCTCACAGTGCTTCTCGACACTTACGGCCGCGTGGCCACTGACCTGCGTGTCTCGCTCACCGACCGGTGCAATCTGCGCTGTACGTATTGCATGCCCGAGGAGGGCCTGCAGTGGCTCGGCAAGTCCGATCTGCTCAGTGACGACGAGATCGTCCGGCTGATCCGCATCGCCGTCACCCAGCTCGGGATCAAGGAAGTCCGCTTCACCGGCGGCGAGCCGCTGCTGCGCCCCGGCCTCGTCGGGATCGTCGAGCAGTGCGCGGCCCTGGAGCCCCGCCCCAAGATGTCGCTGACCACCAACGGCATCGGCCTCAAGCGCACCGCGCAGGCCCTCAAGGCGGCCGGCCTGGACCGGGTGAACGTTTCCCTGGACACCCTGCGGCCCGAGGTCTTCAAGACCCTGACCCGCCGCGACCGCCACAAGGACGTCATCGAGGGCATGGCCGCCGCCCGCGACGCCGGCCTCACCCCCGTCAAGGTCAACGCGGTGCTGATGCCCGGACTCAACGACGACGAGGCCCCCGACCTGCTGGCCTGGGCCGTGGAGAACGAGTACGAGCTCCGCTTCATCGAGCAGATGCCGCTCGATGCCCAGCACGGCTGGAAGCGCGACGGCATGATCACCGCCGGTGACATCCTGGAATCCCTGCGCACCCGCTTCACGCTCACCGAAGAAGGCTCCGAGGAGCGCGGCTCCGCCCCGGCCGAGCGCTGGGTCGTCGACGGCGGCCCGGCCACCGTCGGCGTCATCGCCTCGGTCACCCGCCCGTT harbors:
- a CDS encoding solute symporter family protein; protein product: MSAPLYVAVAGAATAGTTTAAGASEHRPLIITLFGLFVVATLAITIWAGRQTKDAADFYAGGRQFTGFQNGLAISGDYMSAASFLGIAGAIALFGYDGFLYSIGFLVAWLVALLLVAEPLRNSGRYTMGDVLAYRMRQRPVRTAAGTSTIVVSIFYLLAQMAGAGVLVSLLLGITSDFGKVVIVSLVGVLMILYVTIGGMKGTTWVQMIKAVLLIAGTLLITFLVLWKFNFNISDLLGKAADNSGQGVKFLEPGLKYGKDSLSKLDFLSLGLALVLGTAGLPHILIRFYTVPTAKAARKSVNWAIGIIGAFYLMTIVLGFGAAALLKRADIIASNKAGTTAAPLLAQEIGGGSGSTGGAVLLAVISAVAFATILAVVAGLTLASSSSFAHDIYVNVIRKGKATEKEEVRAARWSTVVIGAVAIGLGALARDLNVAGLVALAFAVAASANLPTILYSLFWKRFTTQGALWSIYGGLISSVVLVLFSPVLSGKPTSMFKGADFYWFPLENPGIISIPLGFLLGWLGTVLSKEKADPQKFAELEVRSLTGTGAH
- the moaA gene encoding GTP 3',8-cyclase MoaA, encoding MLLDTYGRVATDLRVSLTDRCNLRCTYCMPEEGLQWLGKSDLLSDDEIVRLIRIAVTQLGIKEVRFTGGEPLLRPGLVGIVEQCAALEPRPKMSLTTNGIGLKRTAQALKAAGLDRVNVSLDTLRPEVFKTLTRRDRHKDVIEGMAAARDAGLTPVKVNAVLMPGLNDDEAPDLLAWAVENEYELRFIEQMPLDAQHGWKRDGMITAGDILESLRTRFTLTEEGSEERGSAPAERWVVDGGPATVGVIASVTRPFCGACDRTRLTADGQIRTCLFATEESDLRAALRSGAPDEEIARLWKVAMWGKKAGSGLDDPTFLQPDRPMSAIGG